One genomic region from Haloferax litoreum encodes:
- the paaC gene encoding 1,2-phenylacetyl-CoA epoxidase subunit PaaC, translating to MAAAQQLPGPQDLSDEQREAVETLLFTLADDEFVIAERYTEWQVRAPTIESDIAVANIAQDELGHARLWYDLLEDFGYEEPDLIWERDAGDWRHSTLCELPFDEGDWADLVVRSYLYDEAEFVRLKALEDSSYPRLRDRVEKVLSEERYHREHARSWLERLCEDDDTRTRMQDAVDRLLPYALTLFSPTDDEMEERIDELGLRTENLLSMREAWLDEVVSAFESVGLHVEEAQLPEQYDVHHADFDLPDETGRDQSHTDAWFDLFDEFTKSYRELGRHSAMKIMKDPDDE from the coding sequence ATGGCAGCAGCACAACAACTTCCGGGTCCACAGGACCTCTCGGACGAACAGCGCGAAGCAGTTGAGACGCTCCTGTTCACTCTGGCAGACGACGAGTTCGTCATCGCCGAACGCTACACTGAGTGGCAAGTTCGCGCACCGACCATCGAGTCCGACATCGCCGTCGCGAACATCGCACAGGACGAACTGGGCCACGCGCGCCTCTGGTACGACCTGCTCGAAGACTTCGGCTACGAAGAACCGGACCTCATCTGGGAACGCGACGCCGGCGATTGGCGACACAGTACGCTCTGTGAACTCCCCTTCGACGAGGGTGACTGGGCCGACTTAGTCGTCCGGTCGTACCTCTACGACGAAGCCGAGTTCGTCCGTCTCAAGGCACTCGAAGACTCGTCGTACCCGCGTCTGCGTGACCGCGTGGAGAAGGTGCTCTCCGAAGAGCGCTACCACCGCGAACACGCTCGGAGTTGGCTCGAACGCCTCTGTGAGGACGACGACACCCGAACACGGATGCAGGACGCAGTCGACCGCCTCCTCCCGTACGCGCTGACGCTCTTCTCGCCGACCGACGACGAGATGGAAGAACGTATCGACGAACTCGGCCTCCGCACGGAGAACCTCCTCTCCATGCGCGAGGCGTGGCTCGACGAAGTCGTTTCCGCGTTCGAATCCGTTGGACTGCACGTCGAGGAGGCACAACTGCCCGAACAGTACGACGTCCACCACGCGGACTTCGACCTCCCCGACGAAACCGGTCGCGACCAGTCGCACACCGACGCCTGGTTCGACCTCTTCGACGAGTTCACGAAGAGTTACCGTGAACTCGGTCGCCACTCGGCGATGAAGATTATGAAGGACCCAGACGATGAGTAG
- the paaB gene encoding 1,2-phenylacetyl-CoA epoxidase subunit PaaB: MIWEVFRQKKAGDYHTHCGNVHAPDREMALLFAEVQHARRMPTNSLWVVPKDEIGEVDTEDVAFGGTTDKSYRWAMTYNFEAAAEEVAASEDEQAEAEQQRRAVVDGDD; encoded by the coding sequence ATGATTTGGGAAGTATTCCGACAGAAGAAGGCCGGCGACTACCACACGCACTGCGGCAACGTCCACGCTCCCGACCGGGAGATGGCGTTGCTGTTCGCAGAAGTACAACACGCACGACGGATGCCCACCAACAGTCTGTGGGTCGTCCCGAAAGACGAAATCGGTGAAGTCGACACCGAAGACGTCGCCTTCGGTGGCACGACGGACAAGTCGTACCGCTGGGCGATGACGTACAACTTCGAGGCGGCGGCAGAGGAAGTCGCGGCGTCCGAAGACGAACAGGCAGAGGCAGAACAACAGCGACGGGCCGTCGTGGACGGTGACGACTAA
- the paaA gene encoding 1,2-phenylacetyl-CoA epoxidase subunit PaaA encodes MDLETVKERAGPREFSPKDEMPEEYRKAATRMIQFHANSEIMGAYLERPFIRQAPSLERKLAFSAKVQDELGHGQLLYRAAESLGIKTRDEMLDELANGQGKFLNCFHYPMESWVETPMIAFFVDGAAMRRQATLKSTSWEPYAHAMDKVCFEEGFHVKHGEAMLHELMTGSKKEQEMAQEAFEKWWPRIIQFFGPTDKQSTHHGFASEVGLKQKSNDELRRAFLNTYIPKAEKYGLEIPDTPTIEKNDDGTYNVAEDELNWDEFFQIAKNEYEPGLGQIDGRKKAQEAVAWVRESMDSHEQRLYGGGESPQAAD; translated from the coding sequence ATGGACCTCGAAACTGTCAAAGAACGGGCGGGACCGCGCGAGTTCTCTCCGAAGGACGAGATGCCGGAGGAGTACCGCAAGGCCGCGACCCGGATGATACAGTTCCACGCGAACAGTGAGATAATGGGGGCGTACCTCGAACGACCCTTCATCCGTCAGGCACCGAGTCTCGAACGAAAACTGGCGTTCTCGGCGAAGGTGCAGGACGAACTCGGACACGGCCAACTGCTCTACCGTGCCGCGGAGAGTCTCGGCATCAAGACCCGTGACGAGATGCTCGACGAACTCGCCAACGGGCAGGGCAAGTTCCTCAACTGCTTCCACTACCCGATGGAGTCGTGGGTCGAGACGCCGATGATTGCGTTCTTCGTCGACGGTGCCGCGATGCGCCGGCAGGCGACGCTCAAGAGCACCTCGTGGGAACCCTACGCCCACGCGATGGACAAAGTCTGTTTCGAAGAGGGCTTCCACGTCAAACACGGCGAAGCGATGCTCCACGAACTGATGACCGGGTCGAAGAAGGAACAGGAGATGGCGCAGGAAGCCTTCGAGAAGTGGTGGCCGCGCATCATCCAGTTCTTCGGTCCGACCGACAAGCAGTCGACGCACCACGGATTCGCCAGTGAAGTCGGCCTCAAGCAGAAGTCCAACGACGAACTGCGCCGTGCGTTCCTCAACACCTACATCCCGAAAGCCGAGAAGTACGGACTCGAAATCCCGGACACGCCGACCATCGAGAAGAACGACGATGGCACCTACAACGTCGCCGAAGACGAACTGAACTGGGACGAGTTCTTCCAGATTGCGAAGAACGAGTACGAACCCGGACTCGGCCAAATCGACGGCCGCAAGAAGGCTCAGGAAGCAGTCGCCTGGGTCCGTGAATCGATGGACAGCCACGAACAGCGCCTGTACGGTGGCGGCGAAAGCCCGCAGGCGGCGGACTAA
- a CDS encoding helix-turn-helix domain-containing protein: MIDECLVAEFRIDGDDCPLARATTNVSVTIDASAPQLRADGNVLLHFTAPPDDRLADVLDEDDTIRYLHVTRTDDAYTYRCLSKHPCVVHELVDVGFLVESMQYNDGGATMRGAVVGNEVLRGVMEKAGQTVGIQLQRVYPLRTDEESAIGRAWELTSAQEESLEVAYEMGYFDLPRTITADDVAAELGISKSAFLERLRRAQHSVYGVLFG, from the coding sequence ATGATAGATGAGTGTCTCGTCGCAGAGTTTCGCATCGACGGGGACGACTGCCCCCTCGCCAGAGCGACGACGAACGTCTCAGTGACCATCGATGCGAGTGCACCGCAACTTCGGGCCGATGGAAACGTCTTGCTTCACTTCACCGCACCGCCGGACGACAGATTAGCGGACGTCCTCGACGAGGACGATACCATCAGATATCTCCACGTTACCCGCACGGACGATGCGTACACCTACCGGTGTCTCTCGAAACACCCGTGCGTCGTCCACGAACTCGTCGACGTCGGATTCCTCGTTGAGTCGATGCAGTACAACGACGGTGGAGCGACGATGCGCGGTGCAGTCGTCGGGAACGAAGTCCTCAGAGGCGTGATGGAGAAAGCGGGTCAAACGGTCGGTATCCAACTCCAGCGCGTCTACCCGCTTCGAACCGACGAAGAATCGGCCATCGGCCGCGCGTGGGAACTCACGTCAGCCCAAGAAGAGAGTCTGGAAGTCGCATACGAGATGGGGTACTTCGACCTCCCGCGAACAATTACGGCGGACGATGTGGCCGCCGAACTCGGCATTAGCAAGTCGGCGTTCCTCGAACGGTTACGGCGCGCCCAACACTCGGTGTACGGTGTGCTGTTCGGGTAG
- a CDS encoding enoyl-CoA hydratase/isomerase family protein encodes MRVEDEDGIRTVTFDRPEVKNAFTADVARELSEALETVSFEEFDAVVVTGDGDAFSAGGDIEAMAERDETARESYQRVRETLGRVAEAILTAPVPVVARVNGDAVGAGMSVVAACDFAYAVPDARFAASFVNVGLVPDAGATVTLPELVGLRAAKELAFTGKLVSADRAAELNLVNEVVDADELDDVVDETVHTLASRPTETLALAKEAIHANLGRPWRDGLEREAQAQTLAYDTDAHEEGVSAFLEKRRPNFD; translated from the coding sequence ATGCGAGTCGAAGACGAAGACGGAATTCGGACAGTGACGTTCGACCGGCCGGAGGTCAAAAACGCGTTTACCGCCGACGTCGCACGCGAACTCTCGGAAGCACTCGAAACAGTCTCCTTCGAAGAGTTCGACGCCGTGGTGGTGACCGGCGACGGCGACGCGTTCAGCGCCGGCGGGGACATTGAGGCGATGGCCGAACGCGACGAGACGGCACGCGAGTCGTACCAGCGCGTCCGCGAGACGCTCGGCCGTGTCGCTGAGGCGATTCTCACTGCGCCAGTTCCCGTCGTCGCTCGCGTCAACGGCGACGCCGTCGGCGCAGGGATGTCAGTCGTCGCCGCCTGCGACTTCGCCTACGCCGTTCCTGACGCACGGTTCGCCGCGTCGTTCGTCAACGTCGGATTGGTCCCCGATGCTGGCGCGACGGTGACGCTCCCCGAACTCGTTGGCCTCAGGGCGGCCAAAGAATTGGCCTTCACTGGGAAACTCGTCTCGGCGGACCGCGCTGCCGAACTGAACCTCGTCAACGAGGTTGTCGACGCCGACGAACTGGACGACGTTGTAGACGAGACGGTCCATACGCTCGCCTCGCGTCCGACCGAGACGCTCGCACTCGCGAAAGAAGCGATTCACGCGAACCTCGGTCGCCCATGGCGAGACGGCCTCGAACGAGAAGCGCAGGCGCAAACCCTCGCGTACGATACTGATGCGCACGAAGAAGGGGTTTCGGCGTTCTTGGAAAAACGCCGACCGAATTTCGACTGA
- a CDS encoding amidohydrolase family protein, protein MTVRDSLDEPRIIDTHAHQPTAEFLRDAGGEMMQDAANKFGTEMETWDYEAMIEEYHEYGIGKAIMLGWDAETNTGNPPVPNDYVAEIRDEYPDFFVGFGSVDPLKDDCVEEAIRCVEDLGLSGFKFQQIAQGFDPSDDAHTELFDTIEDLGVPVIFHGGNSTLGAGSPGGRGLKIKYGNPMLIDDVAAEHPDLQILIAHPAFPWEKEQLAICQQKGNVYMDFSGWLPKYIDDQVLHYAKTILQDKVMFGTDYPMIRPETWFESFDESFDAPDEVKRKILWENAEEFLGLN, encoded by the coding sequence ATGACCGTGAGGGATTCGCTCGACGAGCCGCGCATAATCGACACGCACGCACACCAACCGACGGCGGAGTTCCTTCGGGATGCAGGCGGCGAGATGATGCAAGACGCGGCGAACAAGTTCGGCACCGAGATGGAGACGTGGGACTACGAGGCCATGATAGAGGAGTACCACGAGTACGGAATCGGAAAGGCGATTATGCTCGGGTGGGACGCCGAGACGAACACTGGCAACCCACCAGTTCCGAACGACTACGTCGCCGAGATTCGCGACGAGTACCCTGATTTCTTCGTCGGGTTCGGCAGCGTTGACCCACTGAAAGACGACTGTGTCGAAGAGGCTATCCGCTGTGTCGAAGACCTAGGGCTCTCGGGGTTCAAGTTCCAGCAAATCGCACAGGGGTTCGACCCGAGTGACGACGCACACACAGAACTGTTCGACACTATCGAGGACCTCGGCGTGCCCGTTATCTTCCACGGCGGAAACTCGACGCTCGGTGCCGGGTCACCCGGTGGCCGTGGCCTGAAAATCAAGTACGGCAACCCGATGCTCATCGACGACGTCGCAGCAGAACACCCCGACCTGCAGATTCTCATCGCCCACCCGGCGTTCCCGTGGGAGAAAGAGCAACTCGCCATCTGCCAGCAGAAGGGGAACGTCTACATGGACTTCTCGGGGTGGCTTCCGAAGTACATCGACGACCAGGTCCTCCACTACGCGAAGACGATACTGCAGGACAAGGTCATGTTCGGCACCGACTACCCGATGATTCGGCCGGAGACGTGGTTCGAGTCCTTCGACGAGTCCTTCGACGCACCCGACGAGGTCAAACGGAAGATTCTCTGGGAGAACGCCGAGGAGTTCCTCGGTCTGAACTAA
- a CDS encoding class I SAM-dependent methyltransferase: MDKWDERFSEGTYPTDPDPSPVLRAYVDTFPDGRALDVAAGTGRNAIFLAQHGYDVDALDQSAAGLEIVDERAAAADISNRVQTVQADATEYEYPMDAYDVVTLSFFRTLDRLGDIKAALKPGGILFYQHHLQSSSPATVGPSTDRYRFQSNELLRACLDMTVLYYEESTEERDDRTSATATIVARNSHGPTQSYPGRHWDRLTSEHE; encoded by the coding sequence ATGGACAAGTGGGACGAGCGTTTCAGTGAAGGAACGTATCCAACAGACCCAGACCCGTCGCCAGTGTTGCGTGCGTACGTCGATACGTTCCCCGATGGCCGTGCACTCGACGTTGCGGCCGGAACCGGGAGAAACGCCATCTTCCTCGCACAGCACGGCTACGACGTCGACGCCCTCGACCAGTCTGCCGCTGGCCTCGAAATCGTCGACGAACGCGCTGCTGCGGCCGATATCTCGAATCGGGTACAGACCGTGCAAGCCGACGCAACCGAGTACGAGTATCCCATGGATGCATACGACGTCGTCACACTCAGTTTCTTTCGGACACTCGACCGGTTGGGCGACATCAAGGCGGCGCTCAAACCGGGTGGCATCCTCTTCTACCAGCACCACCTGCAGTCGTCGTCACCGGCGACAGTCGGACCGAGCACCGACCGGTATCGATTTCAGTCGAACGAACTCCTTCGGGCGTGTCTCGACATGACCGTCCTCTACTACGAGGAATCGACCGAAGAGCGAGACGACAGAACGTCGGCGACGGCGACCATCGTCGCGCGGAATTCCCACGGTCCGACACAGTCGTATCCGGGTCGTCACTGGGACCGTCTCACGAGCGAACATGAGTGA
- a CDS encoding rhodanese-like domain-containing protein, with translation MAKIRPDELDARLDDTTGPFVLDIRPKDHYRRGAIDGSYNAPVYDDVRSGDEDALRRHFDDIPRDRDIVVVCKMGIVAKRATNVLREEGYDATTLAGGMSGWNGYQNGSLGYKLRSLLWRLF, from the coding sequence ATGGCGAAGATTCGACCCGACGAACTCGACGCGCGACTGGACGACACCACGGGTCCGTTCGTCCTCGACATCAGGCCGAAAGACCACTACCGACGTGGCGCAATCGACGGCAGTTACAACGCCCCGGTGTACGACGACGTTCGGTCGGGAGACGAAGACGCACTCCGCCGGCACTTCGACGACATCCCACGCGACAGGGACATCGTCGTCGTCTGCAAGATGGGTATCGTAGCAAAGCGAGCAACGAACGTCCTTCGCGAGGAAGGGTACGATGCGACGACGCTCGCCGGGGGAATGAGCGGGTGGAACGGCTATCAAAACGGGTCGTTAGGGTACAAACTGCGCTCCCTCCTCTGGCGTCTCTTCTGA
- a CDS encoding FKBP-type peptidyl-prolyl cis-trans isomerase translates to MTIESGDAVSLEYVGKLPDGTVFDTSRQDVAEEAGLAESQPDRDYEPLTVEVGAGTVIEGLDEALVGMEVGDEESIEIPPEKAYGEPSEDLVREHDTEQLREVLGDDPAVGMYVQTQQGGLGEIVDANDETVRIDFNHQLAGETLIFDVEILDAN, encoded by the coding sequence ATGACGATAGAATCCGGCGACGCTGTCTCTCTCGAATACGTTGGCAAACTTCCCGACGGGACTGTCTTCGACACGTCCCGGCAGGACGTGGCAGAAGAAGCAGGACTCGCAGAGTCGCAACCGGACCGCGACTACGAACCGCTCACCGTCGAAGTCGGCGCTGGAACCGTAATCGAAGGCCTCGACGAAGCACTCGTCGGGATGGAAGTCGGTGACGAAGAGAGCATCGAGATTCCGCCCGAGAAGGCCTACGGCGAACCCTCCGAAGACCTCGTTCGCGAACACGACACCGAACAACTCCGCGAAGTGCTCGGTGACGACCCCGCCGTCGGGATGTACGTCCAGACTCAACAGGGTGGCCTCGGCGAAATCGTCGACGCGAACGACGAAACCGTCCGCATCGACTTCAACCACCAACTCGCCGGCGAGACGCTCATCTTCGACGTCGAAATTCTCGACGCGAACTGA
- a CDS encoding universal stress protein — protein sequence MYERILFPVDETTESSAILHHASEIAHWSDGMVQLLYVANTARDSVTLVDNEVVDALERQGENTVAEAGKILDTLGVEYGTDVVQGNPAPTIAEYAQKYSYDLVVMPTHARHGITRRLLGSVTEKVVRLSEVPVLTARMVDDDELSFPYDEILVPTDGSQSAKPAAKHGLDLAAALDATVHVLSVVDDSSLGPDVRSMMSGDEYEQAATDAIESVASDARGLGVSNVVEHVEHGDPSDQILTFVEEHDVDAVVMGTTGRSGVDRILLGSVAEKTVRNAPVPVITVAPDDDQ from the coding sequence ATGTACGAGCGCATCCTCTTTCCGGTCGACGAGACCACCGAGTCGAGCGCGATTCTCCACCACGCCAGTGAGATTGCTCACTGGTCGGACGGGATGGTACAACTCCTCTACGTGGCCAACACTGCCCGAGACAGCGTCACACTCGTCGACAACGAAGTCGTCGATGCGCTCGAACGGCAGGGCGAAAACACCGTCGCAGAAGCAGGGAAGATTCTCGACACACTCGGCGTCGAGTACGGAACCGACGTGGTTCAGGGCAACCCGGCACCGACAATCGCCGAGTACGCCCAGAAGTATAGCTACGACCTCGTCGTGATGCCCACCCACGCCAGACACGGAATCACACGACGACTCCTCGGGAGTGTCACGGAGAAAGTCGTCCGTCTATCGGAGGTCCCCGTCCTCACCGCACGGATGGTCGACGACGACGAATTATCCTTCCCGTACGACGAGATTCTCGTCCCGACAGATGGGAGTCAGTCGGCGAAGCCCGCCGCGAAACACGGTCTCGACCTCGCTGCTGCACTCGATGCGACTGTCCACGTCCTCTCGGTCGTCGACGACTCGTCTCTGGGCCCCGACGTTCGTTCGATGATGTCCGGCGATGAGTACGAACAGGCCGCCACCGACGCCATCGAGTCCGTCGCCTCCGACGCTCGTGGACTCGGTGTCTCGAACGTCGTCGAGCACGTCGAACACGGGGACCCGAGTGACCAGATTCTCACGTTCGTCGAGGAACACGACGTCGACGCAGTCGTCATGGGAACGACTGGACGAAGTGGTGTCGACCGGATTCTTCTCGGAAGCGTCGCCGAGAAGACGGTCAGGAACGCGCCGGTTCCGGTCATTACGGTCGCACCAGACGACGACCAGTGA
- a CDS encoding cob(I)yrinic acid a,c-diamide adenosyltransferase translates to MTEPRDTDPSSVRKNTPGRGVRPEATAIDPAAPDEFGLVQVWWGDGKGKTTAALGMGFRAAGHGYRVHMLQFMKGGADSVEAVRGEYNAIAAMPGFSYENLGHYGWAGLKDGSDDADHAKQADAGLARAKELVAGSANADLTEPLDPDGDPEDGVHFLILDEILYAVAMGLLDEADVLELVEEKPENLELVLTGSHDDPTYLHDVADLVTNVRKVKHPIDSGQRARRGTEY, encoded by the coding sequence ATGACTGAACCTCGGGATACCGACCCGTCGTCGGTTCGGAAGAACACGCCCGGGCGCGGTGTCCGCCCCGAGGCGACGGCCATCGACCCCGCCGCCCCCGACGAATTTGGCCTCGTGCAGGTGTGGTGGGGTGACGGAAAGGGGAAGACGACTGCCGCACTCGGCATGGGATTCCGCGCTGCCGGTCACGGCTATCGCGTCCACATGCTCCAGTTCATGAAGGGAGGGGCCGACTCCGTCGAAGCAGTTCGCGGCGAATACAACGCAATCGCGGCGATGCCGGGATTCTCGTACGAGAACCTCGGTCACTACGGGTGGGCGGGACTGAAAGACGGTAGCGACGACGCCGACCACGCCAAACAGGCAGATGCCGGATTAGCACGAGCGAAGGAACTCGTCGCCGGGTCGGCTAACGCGGACCTCACGGAACCGCTCGACCCCGACGGAGACCCCGAAGACGGTGTCCACTTCCTCATCCTCGACGAGATTCTCTACGCCGTCGCGATGGGCCTCCTCGACGAGGCCGACGTGCTCGAACTCGTCGAGGAAAAACCGGAGAACCTCGAACTCGTCTTGACCGGGAGTCACGACGACCCGACGTATCTGCACGACGTGGCGGACCTCGTGACGAACGTTCGAAAGGTGAAACACCCAATCGACAGTGGCCAGCGCGCACGAAGAGGAACCGAATACTGA